One region of Bacillus pumilus genomic DNA includes:
- a CDS encoding NUDIX hydrolase: MEQEKLNILNEQHETIGVAARSDIHAQGLWHETFHFWLLKKEHDTIYLYFQLRSPAKKNFPSLFDITAAGHLLANEQPSDGVREVEEELGLTVPFEDLAFAGVIQDEIHLPSFTDRECCHVYLYVHQEEQMNIQLQKEEVAGVYRAKLMDAQQLFTRKYENMQLDGFGVDEFGERREKSRVVCIQDFVPHEPSYYQHLFQAINQFLSQ; this comes from the coding sequence ATGGAACAAGAAAAACTGAACATCTTAAATGAGCAGCATGAAACGATTGGAGTCGCTGCCCGATCAGATATCCACGCCCAAGGCCTTTGGCATGAAACCTTTCATTTTTGGCTTCTCAAAAAGGAACATGACACCATCTATCTCTATTTTCAGCTAAGAAGTCCCGCAAAAAAGAATTTCCCTTCTCTTTTTGATATCACCGCAGCAGGTCATCTTCTTGCAAATGAACAGCCTTCTGACGGTGTGAGAGAGGTAGAAGAAGAGCTTGGTCTTACTGTCCCTTTTGAAGATCTAGCCTTTGCAGGTGTTATACAGGATGAAATCCATCTACCCAGTTTTACTGATCGTGAATGTTGCCATGTCTATCTTTACGTCCATCAAGAAGAGCAGATGAACATTCAATTACAAAAGGAAGAAGTCGCTGGAGTTTACAGAGCAAAGCTAATGGATGCACAGCAGCTTTTCACAAGAAAATATGAAAACATGCAGCTTGATGGCTTTGGAGTTGATGAATTCGGAGAACGACGTGAGAAAAGCAGAGTAGTCTGTATACAAGATTTTGTCCCGCATGAGCCTTCCTATTATCAGCATCTATTTCAAGCGATCAATCAATTCCTTTCACAATAG
- a CDS encoding YdiK family protein codes for MRNPVVWGIIYFAVGVAFTYMAIQNPGDMWSFYSILLMVFAAYNINIALKMFAFSVKLKKQQQK; via the coding sequence ATGAGAAACCCTGTTGTATGGGGCATCATTTATTTTGCCGTAGGTGTGGCTTTCACCTATATGGCCATTCAAAATCCAGGTGACATGTGGTCATTTTACAGCATTTTGCTGATGGTGTTTGCAGCCTATAATATTAATATCGCGCTTAAAATGTTTGCCTTCTCAGTCAAACTCAAAAAACAGCAGCAAAAATAA
- a CDS encoding CPBP family intramembrane glutamic endopeptidase translates to MKKQYWYIILTYILVQVSAFPYVFIMKWLGYIQTPMTQAELSKLSGTWTIISFCVGLIIILLILRTVPRASLRNEEPASVGAAIAWIIVGFFLSLLTQSIAGMIEQYAFGIGRESENTQNILSIMDAFPFLVVIIALIGPILEEIIFRKIVFGVIYERSNFFIAALVSSVFFAAAHSDFDHFFLYTAMGFTFAFLYAKTKRIIVPIVAHMLMNSLVILVQIEPVRKMIEEQSQTMQMIIGGFFS, encoded by the coding sequence TTGAAAAAACAATATTGGTACATCATCTTAACGTATATATTGGTGCAGGTTTCTGCGTTTCCGTATGTGTTCATTATGAAGTGGTTAGGTTACATTCAGACACCGATGACACAAGCAGAGCTCTCTAAATTGTCAGGTACATGGACAATCATCAGCTTCTGTGTCGGATTAATCATTATTCTGCTCATCCTTCGGACTGTGCCAAGAGCTTCACTTCGAAATGAAGAACCGGCTTCAGTCGGCGCGGCAATCGCTTGGATCATTGTCGGTTTCTTTCTATCACTTCTAACTCAATCGATTGCAGGAATGATTGAACAATATGCATTCGGCATTGGACGTGAGTCAGAAAACACGCAAAATATCTTATCTATTATGGATGCTTTTCCTTTTCTGGTTGTTATTATTGCACTAATTGGACCGATACTTGAGGAGATTATTTTCCGAAAAATCGTTTTTGGTGTAATTTATGAAAGGTCGAATTTTTTTATTGCGGCACTTGTTAGTTCAGTATTTTTCGCTGCTGCACATTCTGATTTTGACCACTTCTTTCTTTATACCGCAATGGGCTTTACCTTTGCCTTTTTATATGCGAAAACAAAACGAATCATTGTTCCAATCGTTGCTCATATGCTGATGAACTCACTCGTTATTCTTGTGCAGATTGAGCCAGTAAGAAAAATGATTGAAGAACAATCTCAAACAATGCAAATGATTATTGGAGGCTTTTTCTCATGA
- the groES gene encoding co-chaperone GroES, translating to MLKPLGDRVIIELVESEEKTASGIVLPDSAKEKPQEGKIVAAGSGRVLESGERVALEVNTGDRIIFSKYAGTEVKYEGKEYLILRESDILAVIG from the coding sequence ATGTTAAAGCCATTAGGCGATCGCGTAATCATTGAACTCGTTGAATCTGAGGAAAAAACCGCTAGCGGTATTGTGTTACCGGATTCTGCAAAAGAAAAACCGCAAGAAGGTAAAATTGTTGCAGCAGGTTCAGGTCGTGTACTTGAAAGTGGTGAGCGCGTTGCGTTAGAAGTAAACACAGGCGACCGCATTATCTTCTCAAAATATGCAGGCACTGAAGTGAAATATGAAGGCAAAGAATATTTAATCCTTCGTGAGAGCGACATTTTAGCTGTTATTGGTTAA
- the groL gene encoding chaperonin GroEL (60 kDa chaperone family; promotes refolding of misfolded polypeptides especially under stressful conditions; forms two stacked rings of heptamers to form a barrel-shaped 14mer; ends can be capped by GroES; misfolded proteins enter the barrel where they are refolded when GroES binds) — protein sequence MAKDIKFSEEARRAMLRGVDALADAVKVTLGPKGRNVVLEKKFGSPLITNDGVTIAKEIELEDAFENMGAKLVAEVASKTNDVAGDGTTTATVLAQAMIREGLKNVTAGANPVGVRKGIEEAVKVALEGLHEISKPIEGKESIAQVASISAADEEVGSLIAEAMERVGNDGVITIEESKGFTTELEVVEGMQFDRGYASPYMVTDSDKMEAVLENPYILITDKKITNIQEILPVLEQVVQQGKPLLLIAEDVEGEALATLVVNKLRGTFNAVAVKAPGFGDRRKAMLEDISVLTGGELITEDLGLDLKSTEIGQLGRASKVVVTKENTTIVEGSGDSAQISARVNQIRAQVEETTSEFDKEKLQERLAKLAGGVAVIKVGAATETELKERKLRIEDALNSTRAAVEEGIVSGGGTALVNVYKKVASIEADGDVQTGVNIVLRSLEEPIRQIAHNAGLEGSVIVERLKNEEIGVGFNAATNEWVNMIEKGIVDPTKVTRSALQNAASVAAMLLTTEAVVADKPEEGGSGGGMPDMGGMGGMGGMM from the coding sequence ATGGCAAAAGATATTAAGTTCAGTGAAGAAGCACGTCGCGCGATGTTACGTGGTGTAGATGCACTTGCAGATGCTGTAAAAGTAACTTTAGGACCTAAAGGACGTAACGTGGTTCTTGAGAAAAAATTCGGTTCTCCACTTATCACAAATGATGGTGTAACGATCGCAAAAGAAATCGAATTAGAAGATGCATTTGAAAATATGGGTGCAAAACTTGTGGCTGAAGTTGCAAGCAAAACAAACGACGTAGCTGGTGACGGTACAACGACTGCAACAGTTCTAGCTCAAGCGATGATCCGTGAAGGTCTTAAAAACGTAACAGCTGGTGCAAACCCTGTTGGCGTTCGTAAAGGGATCGAAGAAGCAGTGAAAGTAGCACTTGAAGGCTTGCACGAGATTTCTAAACCAATCGAAGGCAAAGAATCAATTGCTCAAGTTGCGTCTATTTCTGCAGCAGATGAAGAAGTTGGAAGCCTGATCGCTGAAGCAATGGAGCGTGTAGGTAACGACGGCGTGATCACAATCGAAGAATCTAAAGGGTTCACAACTGAGCTTGAAGTGGTTGAAGGAATGCAGTTTGACCGCGGATATGCTTCACCATACATGGTGACGGATTCTGATAAGATGGAAGCGGTTCTTGAAAATCCTTACATCTTAATCACTGATAAAAAAATCACAAACATTCAAGAAATCCTTCCTGTACTTGAGCAAGTTGTACAACAAGGAAAACCATTATTGCTCATTGCTGAAGATGTAGAAGGCGAAGCACTTGCAACACTTGTTGTGAACAAACTTCGTGGAACATTCAACGCAGTGGCAGTAAAAGCACCTGGATTCGGTGATCGTCGTAAAGCAATGCTTGAAGATATCTCTGTTCTAACTGGCGGAGAGTTAATCACAGAAGATCTAGGACTTGACCTAAAATCAACTGAAATCGGTCAGCTTGGCCGCGCTTCTAAAGTCGTTGTGACAAAAGAAAACACAACCATCGTAGAAGGTTCAGGAGATTCTGCTCAAATCTCAGCACGTGTGAACCAAATCCGTGCACAAGTAGAAGAAACAACTTCTGAATTCGATAAAGAAAAATTACAAGAACGTCTTGCAAAACTAGCTGGTGGCGTCGCTGTCATCAAAGTTGGTGCTGCAACTGAAACAGAACTAAAAGAGCGTAAACTACGCATCGAGGATGCACTTAACTCAACTCGTGCAGCAGTTGAAGAAGGTATCGTATCCGGTGGTGGTACAGCACTTGTGAATGTATACAAAAAAGTCGCTTCAATCGAAGCTGATGGTGACGTTCAAACAGGTGTAAACATCGTTCTACGTTCTCTTGAAGAGCCAATCCGCCAAATCGCTCACAACGCAGGTCTTGAAGGATCAGTCATCGTTGAGCGCTTGAAAAACGAAGAAATTGGCGTAGGCTTCAACGCAGCAACAAACGAATGGGTAAACATGATCGAAAAAGGAATCGTTGACCCAACAAAAGTAACTCGCTCTGCACTTCAAAACGCAGCTTCTGTTGCAGCAATGCTTCTAACAACTGAAGCAGTCGTTGCTGACAAACCAGAAGAAGGCGGCTCAGGCGGCGGAATGCCGGATATGGGCGGCATGGGTGGTATGGGTGGAATGATGTAA
- a CDS encoding DUF3231 family protein, whose translation MGILSGNPTDEPMHYGEVFGTWSYLMVAKSLVAGYQTHLNHAGDEDLQKLIEEAIQGAQQEIKEIETLLKENGIGLPPTPPERPKACIDDIPVGARFQDPEIAAGLSANIASGLVSCSTIMGQSIREDIAMMFGQFHTQKAAFGAKVLRLNKEKGWLIPPPLHHSKAEDC comes from the coding sequence ATGGGAATTTTAAGTGGAAATCCAACGGATGAACCTATGCACTATGGCGAAGTGTTTGGTACATGGTCTTACTTGATGGTAGCTAAAAGTTTAGTTGCTGGTTATCAAACCCACTTAAACCATGCAGGTGACGAAGACTTACAAAAATTAATTGAAGAAGCTATTCAAGGTGCGCAACAAGAAATCAAAGAAATTGAAACTTTACTAAAAGAAAATGGAATTGGCTTACCTCCAACACCTCCTGAACGACCTAAAGCTTGTATAGACGATATTCCAGTAGGGGCACGTTTTCAAGATCCAGAAATAGCCGCTGGTCTTTCGGCGAACATTGCGTCAGGATTAGTATCGTGTAGCACAATTATGGGGCAATCCATTCGAGAAGACATTGCTATGATGTTTGGACAGTTTCATACTCAAAAGGCAGCATTTGGAGCAAAAGTCCTTAGACTTAATAAAGAAAAAGGATGGTTAATTCCACCACCTCTTCATCATAGCAAAGCAGAAGATTGCTAA
- a CDS encoding putative thiazole-containing bacteriocin maturation protein, translated as MKKINPSMRLKVNRDTFFLPDSNKGVYFRNNLTSFRMEGETIHQWIEKLIPVFDGTNTLEYLTNSLPDAYKNRVYEIAQVLYKNGFVRDVSHDLTHQLSDTILNKYASEIEFLDNISDSGGYRFQTYRQAKVLVIGSGPLLLSLVISLIRSGLTNFSIIITNFPQTDLRRIEETISEARKSEPDTEINFLKPDNNSWRLSLKPFNSILYGSLDDDLAQLRLIQAICKEEKKDFLPITISQGVAFAGPLVHPESEGCWESVYRRLHQRPCEENNLSNSFSPTAGALLANVMVFELFKKITGVMNKKEKQFYLLNLETLEGNWHTFLPHPLVTGSAYTEHIKDPLPLIEKNQIKQRDLHSLFNELTSKESGVFHLWEEADLIQLPLSQCKVQAVDPLSEGPAQLSPQFVCSGLTHEEARREAGLYGIESYIRGFVNDDSILNKHLRHFESCGIGTGETAAESLCRALQNWLSEEFVKQVDIQMVPAFILELGSIEDKRCRFLLRTLTTLRADPEIHLGNDVFGFPVVWVGSNGYWYGSCGLDLTMAISRALQIAIMDAQNKENFRTPYGIVVSAVNLRKNSSMSFPVPSLEERPQKEIFLSSLQLLRQNKKRVHIFDLNLEPIFKERTAGIYGISVREEKLK; from the coding sequence ATGAAAAAAATAAATCCTTCAATGCGCTTAAAAGTAAATAGAGATACTTTTTTTCTCCCCGATTCAAATAAAGGTGTGTATTTCCGTAATAACTTAACGTCATTCCGAATGGAAGGCGAAACAATTCACCAATGGATTGAAAAATTAATTCCTGTTTTTGATGGAACCAATACACTTGAATATTTAACTAACAGTTTACCGGATGCTTACAAGAATCGAGTGTATGAAATAGCACAAGTTTTGTATAAAAATGGTTTTGTGCGTGATGTAAGCCACGACCTCACCCATCAGCTTTCTGACACAATTCTTAATAAATACGCTTCTGAAATAGAATTTTTAGACAATATCAGTGATTCAGGAGGTTATCGGTTCCAAACTTACCGTCAGGCGAAAGTATTAGTGATTGGTTCAGGTCCGCTTCTCCTCTCTCTCGTTATATCATTGATTAGATCGGGGCTTACTAACTTCAGCATAATCATTACTAACTTCCCTCAGACTGATCTGCGTCGGATTGAGGAAACTATATCAGAGGCCCGCAAATCAGAGCCAGATACTGAGATTAACTTCTTAAAGCCTGACAATAATTCATGGAGGTTAAGTTTGAAGCCATTTAATTCGATTTTATATGGATCACTGGATGATGATTTAGCCCAGCTTCGTTTGATTCAAGCTATTTGCAAGGAGGAAAAGAAGGATTTTCTTCCGATTACTATTTCACAAGGAGTAGCCTTTGCTGGCCCACTTGTTCATCCGGAATCAGAAGGATGCTGGGAGTCTGTGTATCGTAGGTTACACCAACGACCGTGTGAAGAGAATAATCTATCTAATTCCTTCTCACCAACAGCAGGGGCTCTATTAGCAAATGTAATGGTTTTTGAACTTTTCAAAAAAATCACTGGGGTAATGAACAAAAAAGAAAAACAATTTTACCTCCTTAATTTAGAAACTCTTGAGGGAAACTGGCACACATTCCTCCCCCACCCCCTTGTGACTGGTAGTGCTTATACTGAACATATTAAAGATCCCCTTCCATTAATAGAGAAAAATCAAATCAAACAACGGGACTTACATTCCTTGTTTAACGAGCTGACCTCAAAAGAATCTGGTGTTTTTCATCTTTGGGAGGAAGCAGACTTAATACAGCTCCCGTTATCACAATGCAAAGTTCAAGCAGTTGATCCTCTTTCGGAAGGTCCTGCCCAACTATCCCCCCAGTTTGTCTGTTCAGGGCTCACACATGAAGAAGCTCGTCGCGAGGCAGGACTGTATGGAATTGAATCTTATATTAGAGGTTTTGTGAACGACGATTCTATCTTGAATAAACATTTAAGACATTTTGAATCATGTGGTATAGGAACAGGTGAAACTGCTGCGGAGAGTTTATGCAGAGCTCTGCAAAATTGGTTGAGTGAGGAGTTTGTAAAACAGGTAGATATCCAAATGGTCCCTGCATTCATATTAGAATTGGGCTCAATAGAAGATAAACGTTGCCGATTTCTTCTGCGGACGCTGACAACATTGAGGGCTGACCCAGAAATTCATTTGGGCAATGACGTGTTTGGTTTCCCTGTAGTTTGGGTTGGTTCAAATGGTTATTGGTATGGAAGCTGTGGATTGGATTTGACAATGGCCATAAGCAGAGCATTACAAATTGCTATTATGGATGCACAAAATAAAGAAAACTTCCGTACCCCTTATGGCATTGTGGTTTCCGCCGTTAATTTGCGGAAAAATTCATCGATGAGTTTTCCGGTTCCTTCTTTAGAAGAGCGACCACAAAAGGAAATATTTCTTTCATCTTTACAACTATTAAGGCAGAACAAAAAGCGAGTACACATCTTTGATCTCAATCTAGAGCCAATTTTTAAAGAGAGAACGGCTGGGATTTATGGGATTTCGGTAAGAGAGGAGAAACTTAAATGA
- a CDS encoding TOMM precursor leader peptide-binding protein encodes MSSSITIIGKGILADLVSEQLTVNYQITRWSHLEEVVPNQEDLALVLHDSWLPYEHIKADEMYRSCETPWLRGFASFGEAVIGPLVLPNKQACSQCADMRRFMTGPDRKEMFQIKKYKMSQTDFSRDPWATTLGLLQTSYLIQEEVHRFLKGEGAKTYEKILLLNLNTLMMSSHLFLPDPSCPVCGNLPNDTATNARITLKSCPKKNIESYRCRPIEDLEKVLAKDYLDFRTGFLNCKRYDLISPFADTIVNLPLLSGNELTAGRTHSYVASETAAILEGLERYCGFAPRGKRTIVHEPYYKLKKQALNPYTIGLHSQKQYATPGFPFRPFDPNLPINWVWGYSLTQNRPILVPETLAYYGLGGSEDFVYENSNGCALGGSLEEAILYGIFEIVERDSFLMTWYGKLPIPRLDPYSTNSRELKLMIQRIQTVAGFDVHLFNSTTENRIPSIWAIAKNTKHKGLNLLCAAGAHIDSLKAAKGAVHELSGMLLTMDDKIEKNREKYLQMYNNPYLVFHMEDHSMLYGLTEAEERLSFLLDNQRPLQSFEQEFSPICKHADLLDDLKDILDVFKQLKLDVIVVDQTTPELKRNSLYCVKVLIPGMLPMTFGYHLTRLTGLDRLMNVPVELGYSKKPLKFSQLNQYPHPFP; translated from the coding sequence ATGAGCTCTTCCATTACTATTATTGGAAAAGGAATTTTAGCTGATCTTGTAAGCGAACAATTGACTGTAAATTATCAAATCACACGTTGGTCACACTTAGAAGAAGTCGTTCCCAATCAAGAAGACTTGGCATTAGTACTACATGATTCCTGGCTTCCATATGAACATATTAAAGCGGATGAGATGTACCGATCCTGCGAAACCCCTTGGCTTCGAGGGTTTGCTTCATTTGGTGAGGCAGTCATTGGACCGCTTGTTCTTCCTAACAAACAGGCCTGTTCTCAATGTGCGGATATGCGCCGTTTTATGACCGGTCCTGATCGAAAAGAAATGTTCCAAATAAAAAAATATAAGATGAGTCAAACTGATTTCTCCAGAGACCCCTGGGCAACGACTCTTGGACTATTACAAACTTCTTATTTAATCCAGGAAGAAGTTCATAGGTTTCTAAAGGGTGAAGGGGCCAAAACATATGAAAAAATACTTCTTCTCAATTTGAATACATTAATGATGTCCAGTCATTTATTTTTGCCTGACCCGTCTTGCCCTGTTTGTGGTAATTTACCCAATGATACTGCTACTAACGCACGAATCACGCTTAAATCATGCCCGAAGAAAAATATTGAAAGTTATCGTTGTCGTCCAATAGAGGATCTTGAGAAGGTTCTAGCGAAAGATTATTTAGATTTCAGGACTGGTTTTTTGAATTGCAAAAGGTATGACCTCATTTCCCCTTTTGCTGACACCATTGTAAACCTTCCTTTACTGTCAGGTAATGAGTTAACCGCTGGACGTACCCATTCCTATGTAGCAAGTGAGACGGCAGCCATTTTAGAAGGATTGGAGAGATACTGTGGCTTCGCACCACGAGGAAAAAGAACCATTGTTCATGAGCCATATTATAAGTTAAAAAAACAGGCTCTTAACCCTTATACCATCGGACTCCATTCACAGAAACAATATGCTACACCTGGGTTTCCTTTTAGACCATTTGATCCCAACCTTCCAATTAATTGGGTTTGGGGCTATTCTTTAACACAAAATCGACCGATTTTAGTTCCAGAGACCCTTGCCTATTACGGCTTGGGAGGTAGCGAAGACTTTGTTTATGAAAATTCTAATGGCTGTGCGCTAGGCGGAAGTTTAGAAGAGGCGATTCTTTATGGCATTTTTGAAATCGTAGAGCGAGATTCGTTTCTTATGACCTGGTACGGCAAGCTTCCCATTCCCCGTCTTGATCCTTATTCTACAAATAGCCGAGAGTTAAAGTTGATGATACAGCGTATACAAACAGTAGCTGGATTTGACGTTCATTTATTTAACTCTACTACTGAGAATCGCATTCCAAGTATTTGGGCTATTGCCAAAAATACGAAACATAAGGGCTTGAATCTTTTATGTGCAGCTGGAGCCCACATTGACTCTCTAAAAGCTGCGAAAGGAGCAGTTCATGAGCTGTCAGGCATGCTTCTAACAATGGACGATAAAATTGAAAAGAATAGGGAGAAATATTTGCAGATGTATAATAATCCATATCTCGTTTTTCATATGGAGGACCATTCCATGCTGTACGGTTTAACCGAAGCCGAGGAACGCTTATCATTCCTACTCGATAATCAGCGTCCTTTGCAAAGCTTTGAACAGGAGTTTAGTCCAATTTGTAAACATGCTGATTTATTGGATGATTTAAAAGATATACTAGACGTTTTTAAGCAATTGAAGCTTGATGTAATTGTTGTTGATCAAACTACTCCTGAACTAAAACGAAATTCTTTATATTGTGTAAAAGTACTGATACCTGGGATGCTACCCATGACATTTGGGTACCACCTTACCCGTCTTACAGGGCTAGATAGGCTAATGAACGTACCAGTGGAACTTGGATATTCGAAAAAGCCGTTAAAGTTCAGTCAGCTAAACCAATATCCACACCCGTTTCCATAA
- a CDS encoding SagB family peptide dehydrogenase: MNLDDFLHNLHYENDKIMPQDWVVNWEDAPLPYKLYRGLPTFQLPSDIPLNLKQKKSSSKPTLQEIGHFLWYTFGLTQFSQTLHFTEQTEVPPTFRRFIPSGGALYPNELYIYLKIEDIPQGIYHYDVAHHRLVFLREGNFDTYLWRALGNRCDISSSFGTVFISTIFWKNFFKYHNFSYRLQGLDTGFVIGQLLEVGKRFGFETGVYYQFIDRAINHLLGISELNESVYAVIPLSIDPLMNWFNNNDVEEPSSATQLCTELISLEQRHCIRSQKNKEYPLLIKMNEACMIDSFPSLQQIEKETNEGSSSSLIFLPRVNKLSYDFSSACRNRYSPGMDFMLEQINQNKLSILFSEIVTTFSYRNDLDESFQKPPFRISLYSCFYNVEGITNGAFCYDSSIHALKTIQYGDFRSRLQYGLFTELVNMSQIPLSFNVVGRKDHYQSAYGCRGYRIQQMEAGILSQHLLLAASALNMGGHPLLGFDVTSYDDLYKMNEKGKTSLLQIPIGCFRPHPRLQGSLHN; the protein is encoded by the coding sequence ATGAATCTAGACGATTTTTTGCACAATCTTCATTATGAAAATGATAAAATAATGCCGCAGGACTGGGTGGTGAATTGGGAAGATGCCCCGCTTCCATATAAACTTTATCGGGGTTTACCAACGTTTCAATTACCTTCCGATATTCCACTTAATCTTAAACAAAAGAAGAGTTCTTCAAAACCAACTCTTCAAGAAATTGGACATTTTCTTTGGTATACTTTTGGGTTGACACAATTTAGCCAAACCCTACATTTTACTGAACAAACGGAAGTACCGCCAACGTTTCGACGCTTTATTCCTTCCGGCGGTGCCTTGTATCCGAATGAACTATATATTTATTTAAAAATAGAGGATATACCTCAAGGAATATATCACTATGACGTAGCACACCATCGTTTAGTATTCCTGAGGGAAGGAAATTTCGATACCTACTTATGGCGGGCTCTAGGCAATCGTTGTGATATTTCCTCTTCTTTTGGTACTGTTTTCATTTCAACGATTTTTTGGAAAAATTTTTTCAAATATCATAACTTTTCTTATCGGTTGCAAGGGCTTGACACCGGATTTGTTATCGGTCAGCTTCTAGAAGTAGGAAAACGATTCGGTTTCGAAACAGGAGTTTATTACCAATTCATTGATCGAGCCATCAATCACCTTTTAGGAATCTCGGAGCTGAATGAAAGTGTTTATGCTGTTATTCCTCTTTCAATCGATCCATTGATGAACTGGTTTAATAATAATGATGTAGAAGAGCCCTCCTCTGCTACTCAATTATGCACCGAACTAATATCACTTGAACAACGTCATTGCATACGTTCTCAGAAAAATAAAGAATATCCTTTGCTTATTAAGATGAACGAAGCTTGCATGATTGACTCATTTCCATCTCTTCAGCAAATTGAAAAAGAAACGAATGAAGGGTCAAGTAGCTCGCTTATTTTTCTACCCCGTGTAAATAAGTTGTCCTATGATTTCTCTTCCGCCTGTCGAAATAGATATTCACCCGGAATGGATTTTATGCTGGAGCAAATAAACCAGAATAAATTGTCAATTCTTTTCTCGGAAATAGTCACAACATTTTCTTATCGAAATGATTTAGATGAATCATTTCAGAAACCTCCTTTCCGCATTTCACTATATAGTTGCTTTTATAACGTTGAAGGTATAACTAATGGGGCTTTTTGCTATGACAGTTCTATTCATGCTCTAAAAACAATTCAATACGGAGATTTCCGCAGTCGCTTACAATATGGACTGTTTACTGAATTGGTGAATATGTCTCAAATTCCACTTTCCTTCAATGTGGTTGGTCGTAAGGATCATTACCAAAGTGCATATGGATGTAGGGGATACCGAATTCAACAGATGGAAGCAGGAATCCTATCCCAACACTTGCTTTTGGCAGCTTCGGCATTAAATATGGGTGGGCATCCACTTCTAGGATTTGATGTAACTTCATATGATGACCTATATAAAATGAATGAAAAAGGTAAAACAAGCTTGCTCCAAATTCCTATCGGTTGCTTCCGGCCTCATCCTAGATTACAGGGGAGCTTGCATAATTAA
- a CDS encoding RlpA-like double-psi beta-barrel domain-containing protein: protein MNKKLIATIVTVASLFLAFSFSHGASAKKVSGNITWYNGVGKKGADGKKLGHWDAATKMGFDVPKKGTKLRVTTKAKPHKVITVYKYDVGRMPNAVLDVSPKAFKALGYKTSKGVVKGHYTY from the coding sequence ATGAATAAAAAGCTTATCGCGACAATCGTAACAGTAGCTAGTTTATTTTTGGCGTTTAGTTTCTCACATGGAGCAAGTGCAAAAAAAGTAAGCGGCAATATTACTTGGTATAATGGTGTCGGTAAAAAAGGCGCAGATGGAAAAAAACTCGGTCATTGGGATGCAGCAACTAAAATGGGATTTGACGTACCAAAAAAAGGTACAAAACTAAGAGTGACAACAAAAGCGAAACCACATAAAGTGATTACAGTATATAAATATGATGTAGGTAGAATGCCAAACGCTGTATTAGACGTCAGTCCTAAAGCATTCAAAGCACTAGGGTATAAAACAAGTAAAGGTGTCGTAAAAGGACATTACACTTATTAA
- a CDS encoding carboxymuconolactone decarboxylase family protein, translated as MNEEKETCQITQETTAGNIEKLSIQKNESIRSNIEQLTIELGEQKEFNHFILDEKQKAISTLSALITKGDCDEELKTHFEQALHIGLSVIEIMEIIKHCTKVAGFPHSINALFIFQNLLDNNTK; from the coding sequence TTGAATGAAGAAAAAGAGACTTGCCAGATCACACAAGAAACAACGGCAGGTAACATAGAGAAGCTTTCAATTCAGAAAAACGAGAGCATTCGGTCAAATATTGAACAGCTAACAATTGAACTCGGTGAACAAAAAGAATTCAACCACTTCATTTTAGATGAAAAACAAAAGGCCATCAGTACATTATCTGCCCTTATTACAAAAGGCGATTGTGATGAAGAATTAAAGACTCATTTTGAACAAGCATTACATATCGGACTTTCTGTCATAGAGATCATGGAGATTATTAAGCACTGTACAAAAGTTGCTGGATTCCCTCACTCCATTAATGCCCTGTTTATCTTTCAAAACTTATTAGACAATAACACCAAATAA